The following are encoded in a window of Vigna unguiculata cultivar IT97K-499-35 chromosome 8, ASM411807v1, whole genome shotgun sequence genomic DNA:
- the LOC114193436 gene encoding cyclin-D3-1-like, protein MSHHYPKHLLDTLYCSEDHIHLEEQKQREEDDYISTTSKPDFSDVVLSEQDLFWDTHELSSLLARENLNNLSISLPNNPSLASSRGEAVEWILKLNLHHSFSTLTALLAVNYLDRFLCTLRFQNDKPWLTQLVAVACLSLAAKVEETHVPLFVDLQVGESKYLFEAKTVKRMEILVLSSLGWKMNPVTPLSFLDYITRKLGLKGHLCLEFLRRCESVLLSVFADLRFMSFLPSVLATATTMRVVSVVEPGLGEEYQDQLLGILGIDKEKVKECYKVMMEVVSGKSEEGKRGNLKKRKFECVQCSRNDVMEGSFSCDSSCDASLKKSRSQDQLLLKHSNSDFLTIPR, encoded by the exons ATGTCTCACCATTACCCAAAACACCTTCTGGACACCCTATACTGCTCAGAGGACCACATTCATTTGGAGgaacaaaaacaaagagaagaagACGATTACATTAGCACAACCTCAAAACCAGACTTCTCCGATGTGGTCCTTTCAGAACAAGACCTCTTCTGGGACACCCACGAGCTCTCTTCTCTTCTCGCCAGAGAAAACCTTAACAACCTCTCAATCTCTCTCCCAAACAACCCTTCTCTGGCTTCTTCTCGCGGAGAAGCCGTGGAATGGATTCTCAAACTGAATCTTCACCATTCCTTTTCTACCCTCACAGCACTTCTCGCAGTTAACTACCTCGACAGGTTCCTCTGCACCCTCAGATTCCAGAACGACAAACCATGGCTCACGCAACTCGTTGCAGTGGCGTGCCTCTCTCTTGCAGCTAAAGTTGAAGAGACCCACGTGCCCCTTTTCGTGGACCTCCAA GTGGGGGAGAGTAAGTACCTTTTTGAAGCGAAAACGGTTAAGAGAATGGAAATCTTGGTTCTTTCCTCACTTGGGTGGAAGATGAACCCAGTAACACCTCTCTCGTTCCTTGATTACATCACCAGGAAACTTGGCTTAAAGGGTCATCTCTGCTTGGAGTTTCTCAGAAGGTGTGAATCCGTTCTTCTCTCTGTCTTTGCAG ACTTAAGATTTATGAGTTTTCTTCCTTCTGTGTTGGCAACTGCAACGACGATGCGCGTGGTGAGCGTTGTGGAGCCTGGTTTGGGAGAGGAATACCAAGATCAGCTCTTGGGTATTCTCGGAATCGACAAG GAAAAGGTGAAAGAATGCTACAAGGTGATGATGGAGGTTGTGTCAGGGAAGAGTGAAGAGGGTAAAAGAGGGAATTTGAAGAAAAGGAAGTTTGAGTGCGTTCAGTGTAGCCGAAACGACGTGATGGAAGGGTCGTTTAGCTGTGATAGTTCGTGTGATGCGTCGTTGAAGAAAAGTAGAAGCCAAGATCAGCTTCTGTTGAAGCATTCAAACTCAGATTTTCTCACCATTCCTCGCTAG